CGGCGGCTCCGACCCGGCGCTGCGCGTCGACGTGCTCACCGCCAACCTGCGGCTGCTGCCGCTTTTGATGCAGCGCTTCGAGATCGCCGACCTGATGATGCTGCGCCCGCAGATCACCGTGCTGCGCAACGCCAACGGCGAAAGCAACTGGACGCCCTTCATCCAGACCACCGCGCGCACCCTCAAGCCCGGCGCCGACAACCAGGTCTCGTTCTCGGAAATCCGCATCCAGGACGGCACGCTGACCTATGAGGACGCCGGCAACCATGCCTCCGAGAAGCTGGAGGACATCGACCTGTCGCTGGCCTGGCCCTCGATCTCGCGCTCCTTCGCCGCCACCGGCCAGTTCGACTGGCGCGGCGAGCGCATCGACGCCTCGATCAGCATCAGCGATTTCATCGCGGCGCTGTCCGGCGACCGCTCCGGGCTGAAGGCGCGGGTCACCAGCGCACCGCTGAAGCTCGCCTTCGACGGCACGGTCGCCAACCGCACCAGCGCAATGATGGAAGGCACGCTGACCATCGACTCCGTCTCGCTGCGCAACGCCCTGCAATGGACCGGGCAGCCGACGCCGGGCCATGGCGGCTTCGGCCGCTTCGCGCTGAAGGCGCGCGCCAATGTCGTCGGCGCCTCGATCGCGCTCACCAATGTCAATGTCGAGCTCGACGGCAATGTCGCCGAAGGCGTCATGACCTATTCCAACAATGGACGGCAGACGCTGCAGGCAACGCTCGCCGCCGACGCGCTCGACTTCACGCCCTATATCTCGACCTTCCGCCTGCTCACCGGCAGCGCGCGCGACTGGAACCGGCAGCTGTTCGACCTCAACGCGCTGTCCTCGACCGATCTCGACATGCGCCTGTCGGCAGCGAGGGTCACCGTCGGCCCGTCGAAGCTCGGGCGCACCGCGCTCGGCGCCAATTTGCGCGGCGGCGCCCTCGCGCTTTCGGTCGGCGAGGCGCAGGTCTATGGCGGCATCGCCAGGGGATCGTTCAGCGTTGCGCGCGTCGATGCCACCGCCGACGTCAAGGCCGAGTTTCAGTTCACCGATGTCGACCTGCAGTCCTGCGCCAGCGAGCTGTTCGGCGTCACGAAACTCTCCGGCCGCGGCAATCTCGGCGTCTCGCTGGTGGCGTCCGGCTCGAGCCCGTTCGGGCTGGCGCAGTCGCTTGACGGCACTGCGACGCTGGTCGGCCATGACGGCGCGATCTCGGGCTTCAATGTCGAGCAGCTCCTAAAGCGCCTGGAGCGGCGGCCGCTGTCGGGTGGTGGCAATTTCCGCTCCGGCTCGACGCCCTATGACAATCTCACGATCTCGTTGAAATTCGCCGACGGCGTCGCCACCGCCGACGACGTCCGCATCGAGGGGCCGGCCTCGCGCGTGACGCTGACCGGCACCGCCTCGGTGCCCTCGCGCGAATACG
This genomic interval from Bradyrhizobium sp. NP1 contains the following:
- a CDS encoding AsmA family protein, whose protein sequence is MAQGMKRLGTPVAALLGLVLLGLIATSWLINRDALRQAVEAQIRGVTGLDLVVKGNIDVSVFPGSYVSFHDVGLKGGGSDPALRVDVLTANLRLLPLLMQRFEIADLMMLRPQITVLRNANGESNWTPFIQTTARTLKPGADNQVSFSEIRIQDGTLTYEDAGNHASEKLEDIDLSLAWPSISRSFAATGQFDWRGERIDASISISDFIAALSGDRSGLKARVTSAPLKLAFDGTVANRTSAMMEGTLTIDSVSLRNALQWTGQPTPGHGGFGRFALKARANVVGASIALTNVNVELDGNVAEGVMTYSNNGRQTLQATLAADALDFTPYISTFRLLTGSARDWNRQLFDLNALSSTDLDMRLSAARVTVGPSKLGRTALGANLRGGALALSVGEAQVYGGIARGSFSVARVDATADVKAEFQFTDVDLQSCASELFGVTKLSGRGNLGVSLVASGSSPFGLAQSLDGTATLVGHDGAISGFNVEQLLKRLERRPLSGGGNFRSGSTPYDNLTISLKFADGVATADDVRIEGPASRVTLTGTASVPSREYDLKGVASLTSGANGAAGFELPFVVQGPWDDPLIFPDPESLIRRSPASAPLLDAVKDRRTRDAVRSVIERFTGGGAKPATPDAAISPPSGAPAADASAKPN